In Panacibacter ginsenosidivorans, the following proteins share a genomic window:
- a CDS encoding DUF4331 family protein — protein MRLRKFKAWRLVPVAAVLGTAVLLMSSSHREAPLIANDPLADNTDVYAFRSPDKPDMITIIANYVPGQLPFGGPNYYQFGENIRYEIHIDNNLTTAGDDIVYRFTFKQVNEDPTTFFNIRLGKENLKTTFTMEKSTDGGATFQTVKSDGYVPPYNIGPRSITSTTGLGAPGYGSLFKKGVQHASSGETVFCGPVDDPFYVDLGGIFDLGDAPRQNGQPSDGLACKNVSAIAIQIPISSLQKDHKSVSQAVNILDPDFVIGVWASASRQSMRVLNGNGTETHSGNWVQVSRLGMPLTNEAVVPIGYKDLWNSLTPYQDLANLSTFGNFFYNPELALYMDDAQFGAAIPALSKLRIQKNSLGSFGFGNGQDGLYSLKGTAAVAGTALDDAIFGTLLLPAAGSPRSVDLWPIFHTGVPNLAPYQLATGKNGDPLAAGKPFINNFLPNGGDMLRLNMAVPPTNRKDPNFSRDGIVRAAVLGLLDTNYNKNTDIQFIPNMDGFPNGRRIEDDVTRIELQAVAGVALAAIGLPYDDYNGTSLVTPQLEKVLTYHTGVSKNDINYLDQFPYVQMPWSGTDAKCGCSTNTTTYDAADDNTDIIHAQPQVSNIIKAPASDVFLSAYPNPVTNGASTIKYHVSKPSNVTVSVYDARGKQVAVLVNRKQDAGVYNVQWNTGSNARGLYIINATIDGRLIQSIKVTKQ, from the coding sequence ATGCGACTTAGAAAATTCAAGGCCTGGCGTCTTGTGCCTGTTGCTGCCGTATTGGGAACGGCGGTGCTGCTTATGTCCAGCAGCCACAGGGAAGCGCCGTTGATTGCCAATGACCCGCTTGCAGACAATACGGATGTGTATGCATTCCGCAGTCCTGACAAGCCCGACATGATCACGATTATTGCCAATTATGTTCCGGGGCAATTGCCTTTTGGCGGGCCAAACTATTACCAGTTTGGCGAGAACATTCGTTATGAAATTCATATAGACAATAACCTTACCACTGCAGGTGATGATATTGTTTATCGTTTCACTTTTAAACAGGTGAACGAAGACCCTACAACCTTCTTCAACATAAGGCTTGGTAAAGAAAACCTGAAGACAACATTTACGATGGAAAAAAGTACTGACGGCGGTGCTACTTTTCAAACAGTAAAGTCAGACGGTTATGTACCTCCTTATAATATCGGGCCAAGATCTATTACTTCAACCACAGGCCTGGGTGCCCCAGGTTATGGCTCGCTTTTCAAGAAAGGTGTACAGCATGCTTCAAGTGGGGAAACCGTTTTCTGTGGCCCGGTAGATGATCCGTTCTATGTTGATCTTGGTGGCATTTTCGATCTTGGTGACGCACCACGTCAAAATGGTCAGCCATCCGATGGTCTTGCATGCAAAAATGTTTCTGCAATAGCCATTCAAATTCCAATTTCCTCTTTACAGAAAGATCATAAATCTGTAAGTCAGGCAGTAAATATTCTCGATCCTGATTTTGTAATTGGTGTGTGGGCATCTGCAAGCAGGCAGAGTATGCGTGTGCTAAATGGCAATGGTACTGAAACACATTCCGGTAACTGGGTGCAGGTTTCGAGGCTGGGGATGCCATTAACCAATGAAGCAGTTGTGCCTATTGGTTATAAAGACCTTTGGAATTCTCTTACTCCTTACCAGGATCTTGCAAACCTTTCAACCTTTGGTAATTTCTTTTACAATCCTGAACTGGCTTTATACATGGACGATGCGCAGTTTGGTGCAGCTATTCCTGCATTATCAAAATTGCGTATTCAAAAAAATTCATTGGGTTCATTTGGCTTTGGCAATGGACAGGATGGTTTGTATAGTTTAAAAGGTACGGCAGCCGTTGCAGGCACTGCGTTGGATGATGCAATATTCGGAACATTGCTACTTCCTGCTGCAGGCTCTCCGAGATCAGTTGATCTTTGGCCTATCTTCCATACAGGTGTTCCTAATCTTGCTCCTTACCAGTTGGCAACAGGCAAGAACGGTGATCCGCTGGCTGCAGGTAAACCATTTATCAATAACTTTTTGCCAAACGGTGGCGATATGCTCAGGCTTAATATGGCTGTGCCTCCTACCAATCGCAAAGATCCAAACTTTAGCCGCGATGGTATTGTAAGAGCTGCTGTGCTTGGTTTATTAGATACGAATTACAATAAGAATACAGACATACAATTTATTCCTAACATGGATGGCTTCCCTAATGGAAGAAGAATTGAAGATGATGTAACACGTATAGAATTGCAGGCAGTTGCAGGTGTTGCTTTAGCCGCCATCGGCTTGCCTTATGATGATTACAATGGCACCAGCCTTGTAACTCCCCAATTGGAAAAGGTATTGACGTACCATACGGGTGTAAGCAAGAACGATATCAACTATCTCGATCAGTTTCCTTATGTACAAATGCCCTGGAGCGGAACAGATGCTAAATGTGGTTGCAGCACAAATACTACAACGTATGATGCTGCTGATGATAACACAGACATAATACATGCACAACCACAGGTTTCTAATATCATTAAAGCCCCGGCATCAGATGTGTTTTTATCGGCGTATCCAAATCCGGTAACCAATGGCGCAAGCACTATTAAGTATCATGTTTCCAAACCATCAAATGTTACTGTAAGTGTATATGATGCAAGAGGCAAACAGGTTGCTGTATTGGTAAACCGTAAACAGGATGCAGGAGTTTACAATGTACAATGGAATACCGGCTCTAATGCAAGAGGGCTTTATATTATTAACGCGACTATTGATGGCCGTCTTATACAAAGTATAAAAGTTACCAAACAATAA
- a CDS encoding tetratricopeptide repeat protein, whose translation MKKNTIYTLLVIAFVMSVGTIVYKYTSSKPNDNANKTYALLPRKGAAANSPEWIKVKEQGYQLLKSIQTNPNDTKSLIQLATLYIREARITGNYTYYDKAALTYVNNTLAIDTANFEALILKSLLYLSQHHFSDGLALAEKAKSINPYNAYVYGIAIDGNVEMGNYDSAVADADKMLSIRPDLRSYSRASYLREIYGDYPGAIEAMKMAVQAGAPGDEATEWTRIQLGHLYENTGDLRNAEMYYTLSNEARPGYPYALAGLARIAAAKKDFTKAISYYEQADTTVTDFSIKEGLADVYREMGQTAKADALEKEIIKTMNGEAQSAVNDQTIGHYVDKELAYAYLKINDNDNALKHALLEYDRRPDNIDVNECVAWVYYNMGDYEKALPYIKTALRTNCKNPTLLCHAGLIYAKAGNKTIAKATLQQALNMNANITSDLKMQGASALQTL comes from the coding sequence ATGAAAAAGAATACTATTTATACCCTGCTTGTTATTGCTTTTGTTATGTCAGTTGGCACTATTGTTTATAAGTATACCAGCAGCAAACCAAATGATAATGCAAACAAAACATATGCACTTCTTCCCCGCAAAGGAGCTGCAGCAAACTCTCCTGAGTGGATTAAAGTAAAAGAACAGGGATACCAGTTATTAAAGTCCATTCAAACAAATCCAAACGATACCAAATCCCTTATACAACTTGCTACGCTTTATATACGTGAAGCCCGGATCACCGGCAACTATACTTACTATGATAAAGCAGCACTAACCTATGTGAATAATACGCTGGCAATAGATACAGCAAACTTTGAAGCACTCATCTTAAAATCGCTCTTATATCTTTCACAACACCATTTTTCAGATGGTCTTGCATTAGCTGAAAAAGCAAAATCAATTAATCCTTACAATGCTTATGTATATGGCATTGCAATAGATGGCAATGTTGAAATGGGCAATTATGATTCTGCAGTTGCAGATGCAGACAAAATGCTATCTATACGGCCGGACCTTCGCTCCTATTCCCGTGCATCTTATTTGAGAGAAATTTATGGTGATTATCCCGGTGCTATTGAAGCAATGAAAATGGCAGTACAAGCTGGCGCTCCCGGTGATGAAGCTACTGAGTGGACAAGAATACAATTGGGTCATTTGTATGAAAACACCGGAGATCTCAGGAATGCTGAAATGTATTACACATTATCTAATGAAGCAAGACCAGGCTATCCATATGCACTTGCAGGTTTGGCAAGGATTGCCGCAGCAAAAAAAGATTTTACTAAAGCAATCAGTTATTATGAACAAGCCGATACAACTGTTACAGATTTTTCTATAAAGGAAGGCCTGGCTGATGTATACCGGGAGATGGGACAAACAGCAAAGGCCGATGCATTAGAAAAAGAAATTATCAAGACAATGAATGGCGAAGCACAGAGTGCGGTAAATGATCAAACAATTGGTCACTATGTAGATAAGGAACTTGCTTATGCATATCTTAAAATAAATGATAATGACAATGCATTAAAACATGCATTGCTAGAGTATGATCGCAGACCAGATAATATTGATGTGAATGAATGTGTGGCATGGGTTTACTACAATATGGGAGATTACGAAAAGGCATTACCTTATATAAAAACGGCATTGAGAACAAACTGTAAAAACCCAACATTGCTTTGTCATGCAGGATTGATCTATGCAAAAGCAGGCAATAAAACAATTGCAAAAGCAACACTACAGCAGGCGCTTAATATGAATGCAAATATCACCAGCGATCTTAAAATGCAGGGAGCTTCTGCGTTACAAACATTGTAA
- a CDS encoding HupE/UreJ family protein, which yields MKHQQHYNYTKKIIVCFLLCICAAMPLLAHPINVAMERAPANEVFWFYTKMGITHIIPNGIDHILFVVSLCLLSNKIKTILWQASAFTVAHTITIALSMKNIIVAPGQVVEPIIALSIAFVAVENILLNELKPWRVVIVFFFGLVHGLGFASALGEVGLPRNNFYTSIIAFNIGVELGQIAVILLVFGLLIIPFGKRLNFKKQFVYPLSIMIALVAGYWTVERIIGV from the coding sequence ATGAAACATCAGCAACATTATAACTACACAAAAAAAATCATCGTATGTTTTCTTTTGTGCATTTGCGCAGCCATGCCATTGCTGGCGCACCCTATCAATGTAGCAATGGAACGTGCACCGGCAAATGAAGTATTCTGGTTTTATACCAAAATGGGTATCACGCATATTATTCCAAATGGAATCGATCATATTTTGTTTGTGGTAAGTTTATGTTTACTGAGCAATAAGATCAAAACAATTTTATGGCAGGCTTCTGCTTTTACTGTTGCGCATACTATTACGATTGCATTAAGTATGAAAAATATAATTGTAGCACCGGGCCAGGTAGTAGAACCCATTATTGCATTATCTATTGCTTTCGTAGCTGTAGAAAATATTTTACTCAATGAGTTAAAACCCTGGCGGGTAGTAATTGTATTTTTCTTTGGCCTGGTACATGGATTAGGGTTTGCCAGTGCATTAGGTGAAGTTGGTTTGCCGCGAAATAATTTCTATACGTCCATTATCGCATTTAATATTGGTGTAGAACTTGGACAGATAGCAGTGATTTTACTGGTTTTTGGATTACTAATAATACCTTTTGGAAAAAGGTTGAATTTTAAAAAGCAGTTTGTATATCCTTTATCCATTATGATCGCGTTGGTTGCAGGTTATTGGACAGTTGAACGCATAATAGGTGTATAA
- a CDS encoding YtxH domain-containing protein produces MSTQKIITGVLLGAAAGAILGVLFAPDKGSKTRKKIADKSADLSESLKAKANDLSEEMSEKFKSAKEEMSEFIAKGKEKIQGFKSQAGSGLS; encoded by the coding sequence ATGAGCACACAAAAAATTATTACAGGCGTTTTATTAGGTGCGGCAGCTGGCGCTATCCTGGGCGTGTTATTTGCACCAGATAAAGGTTCAAAAACAAGAAAGAAAATAGCAGATAAAAGCGCTGATCTTTCAGAAAGTTTAAAAGCAAAAGCCAATGATCTTTCAGAAGAGATGAGCGAAAAATTTAAATCTGCTAAAGAGGAAATGTCAGAGTTTATTGCAAAAGGAAAAGAAAAGATACAGGGTTTTAAAAGCCAGGCTGGTTCAGGCCTTTCATAG
- a CDS encoding NAD(P)/FAD-dependent oxidoreductase, protein MPLHHQIVIVGGGNAGISTAAQLLVKDKTLDIAVIEPSDKHYYQPAWTLAGAGVFDIAKTERDESTVIPEGVSWIKHKVTSFHPEMNEVLLENNDRVQYDYMIVAPGIQLNWDAIKGLKETLGKNGVCSNYSFKTATYTYECIKNLKGGKAIFTNPNTPVKCGGAPHKIMYLAADYFRKHGLLDKIDIQYWSGGTRLFAVEKYEKTLKKVVERGQIKLNFFVRLDEIDGTNKKAKFMGFGEANKDKEYWVDFDMIHITPPQSAPDFIKNSPLANAAGWVDVDKNTLQHMRYENIFSLGDASSLPTSKTGAAIRKQAPVVVSNLLSLINNKPMTATYAGYTSCPLVTGYGKLVLAEFDYNNVPQETFPFDQSKERWSMYKLKKNVLPWLYWNKILTGKM, encoded by the coding sequence ATGCCACTACATCATCAGATCGTAATTGTGGGAGGGGGGAACGCAGGCATTTCAACCGCAGCACAATTATTAGTCAAAGACAAAACACTTGATATTGCTGTTATAGAACCAAGTGATAAACATTATTATCAGCCTGCATGGACATTGGCCGGCGCTGGTGTTTTTGATATAGCGAAGACAGAGCGTGACGAATCTACAGTAATACCCGAGGGTGTTTCATGGATAAAACATAAAGTAACCAGTTTTCATCCTGAAATGAACGAAGTACTGCTGGAAAATAATGATCGTGTACAATATGATTACATGATAGTAGCACCTGGCATACAATTAAACTGGGATGCCATTAAAGGTTTGAAAGAAACATTAGGTAAGAATGGTGTGTGCTCGAATTATAGTTTTAAAACGGCGACGTATACGTATGAGTGTATTAAAAACTTAAAAGGTGGTAAAGCTATTTTTACCAATCCTAACACGCCTGTAAAATGTGGCGGGGCACCACATAAGATCATGTACCTGGCTGCAGATTATTTCAGGAAACATGGACTACTTGATAAAATTGATATTCAATACTGGAGTGGCGGCACAAGATTATTTGCTGTAGAAAAATATGAAAAGACGTTAAAGAAAGTAGTTGAACGTGGACAAATTAAATTAAACTTTTTTGTAAGGCTCGACGAAATTGATGGTACTAATAAGAAAGCAAAATTTATGGGCTTCGGAGAAGCTAACAAGGACAAGGAATATTGGGTTGATTTTGATATGATACATATAACACCGCCTCAGTCAGCGCCTGATTTTATTAAGAATAGTCCGCTGGCAAATGCTGCGGGCTGGGTTGATGTGGATAAAAATACATTGCAGCACATGCGGTACGAAAATATTTTTTCATTGGGTGACGCATCGTCTTTGCCTACATCCAAAACAGGTGCCGCCATCAGGAAACAAGCGCCGGTTGTGGTAAGTAATTTGTTGTCTTTGATTAACAATAAACCAATGACCGCAACTTACGCTGGTTATACATCCTGCCCATTGGTTACCGGTTATGGTAAACTGGTTTTAGCAGAGTTTGATTACAACAACGTGCCGCAGGAAACATTTCCTTTTGATCAAAGCAAAGAAAGATGGAGCATGTATAAATTGAAAAAAAATGTATTACCATGGTTATACTGGAATAAAATTCTCACAGGGAAAATGTAA
- a CDS encoding heavy-metal-associated domain-containing protein — protein MLSTETFLVENIKCDGCIVTITNSLMHLREVQSVNVYKDQQKVCVTGIAMDRDIIKSRLALLGYPEKASNNLLKKAKSLLHCVIS, from the coding sequence ATGCTAAGCACAGAAACTTTTCTTGTAGAGAATATTAAATGCGATGGCTGCATAGTGACCATTACAAACAGCCTTATGCATTTGCGTGAAGTGCAGTCTGTAAATGTATATAAAGATCAACAAAAGGTTTGCGTTACGGGTATAGCTATGGACAGGGATATCATTAAAAGCAGACTTGCATTACTTGGCTATCCTGAAAAAGCATCGAACAATCTCCTTAAAAAAGCTAAATCATTATTGCATTGCGTAATAAGTTAA
- a CDS encoding MBL fold metallo-hydrolase: MKVEQIYTGCLAQGAYYIESEGEAVVIDPLREVEPYIQRAERNNAKIKYVFETHFHADFVSGHLDLAKKTGATIVYGPTAKPGFEAHVAKDGEIFKVGKISFKVLHTPGHTMESSCYLLTDENGKETGIFTGDTLFIGDVGRPDLAQKVIAELTQEKLAAYLYDSLQNKIMPLADDIIVYPAHGAGSACGKNMSKETTDTLGHQKATNYALRPGLTKEQFMKELLTGLTPPPAYFPLNVLMNIKGYDSIDEVIKRGQHALSPEAFEAAANETNAVILDTRDAQVFAKGFIPNAINIGIDGSFAPWVGTMIPDVKQEILLVTEPGREEEVITRLARVGYDYTIGYLAGGFESWKKSGKETDHINSINANELADVAKKESINILDVRKKSEYDSEHMIDAENAPLDYINDSMLQVDKSKTYYVHCAGGYRSMIFVSTLRARGYHNLIDVAGGFKAIKESGKFKLTEYVCPTTLL, encoded by the coding sequence ATGAAAGTTGAACAGATCTATACCGGTTGTCTTGCACAGGGAGCTTACTATATTGAAAGCGAAGGCGAAGCTGTAGTGATTGATCCATTGCGTGAAGTAGAGCCTTATATTCAAAGAGCTGAGCGTAATAACGCAAAGATCAAATACGTGTTTGAAACACATTTTCATGCTGACTTTGTCTCCGGGCATCTTGACCTTGCAAAGAAAACGGGGGCCACTATTGTATATGGCCCAACTGCAAAACCAGGCTTTGAAGCGCATGTAGCAAAAGATGGAGAAATTTTTAAAGTAGGGAAGATCAGTTTTAAAGTGTTGCATACGCCGGGCCATACAATGGAAAGCAGTTGTTATTTATTAACTGATGAAAATGGAAAAGAAACAGGCATATTCACCGGGGATACTTTATTCATTGGTGATGTGGGACGTCCTGATCTTGCACAAAAAGTAATTGCAGAATTAACACAGGAAAAACTTGCTGCATATTTATACGATTCTCTGCAAAATAAAATAATGCCGCTGGCAGATGATATTATTGTTTATCCTGCACACGGTGCAGGCAGTGCCTGTGGTAAGAACATGAGTAAAGAAACAACAGATACACTCGGTCATCAGAAAGCTACCAATTATGCATTGCGTCCGGGCTTAACAAAAGAGCAATTCATGAAAGAATTGCTTACCGGTTTAACACCGCCGCCTGCTTATTTCCCATTGAATGTATTGATGAATATAAAAGGGTATGATAGCATTGATGAAGTAATTAAACGTGGCCAGCATGCACTTTCACCAGAAGCATTTGAAGCTGCAGCCAATGAAACAAATGCAGTGATACTCGATACAAGAGACGCGCAGGTTTTTGCAAAAGGGTTTATTCCTAATGCTATAAACATAGGTATTGATGGAAGTTTTGCACCATGGGTTGGTACGATGATACCAGATGTTAAGCAGGAGATATTATTGGTTACCGAACCGGGCCGTGAAGAAGAAGTGATCACACGTTTGGCAAGGGTTGGTTATGATTATACAATTGGTTATTTAGCGGGCGGTTTTGAATCGTGGAAAAAATCCGGTAAAGAAACAGATCACATAAACTCAATTAATGCAAATGAGCTTGCCGATGTAGCTAAGAAGGAAAGCATCAACATACTTGATGTTCGCAAGAAAAGTGAGTACGACAGCGAGCACATGATAGATGCAGAGAATGCACCACTTGATTATATCAACGATAGCATGTTGCAGGTTGATAAAAGCAAAACGTATTATGTGCATTGTGCCGGTGGTTACCGTTCTATGATCTTTGTCTCTACATTAAGAGCAAGAGGCTACCACAATCTTATTGATGTTGCAGGTGGTTTCAAAGCAATAAAAGAAAGTGGCAAATTTAAACTCACAGAATATGTGTGCCCAACTACTTTGTTATAA